The Geotalea uraniireducens Rf4 genome window below encodes:
- a CDS encoding hemolysin family protein translates to MDTVSLELLVIFILIVVNGFFSCSEFAIISIRKSRIAQLVAAGDERARILDEQRNDPHRLLAIVQIGVTVVGSTASAVGGIIAAEHLKPVLLATPYELVRNAAEPLSITVVVVIISYLSLILGELVPKTIGLQYADTVALRVAKPINVLEKIGSVAVSFLTVSSKTVLWLMRIKVEGRAFITREEVQHIVAEGHESGVFSAAESEYIRNIFDFTHTSVREVMVPRTRMAALDLDMPREEMLRFILENQYSRYPVFRGSIENIAGVIHGKDFLGRIVTEPEFDINAIVRSPFYVPEGKRVNDLLKEMQRKRSHMALVVDEYGGLSGLVTTEDLLEELVGEIEDEHDIGEPRRVQRLADGSLIVDALISINDLEDLLNVKLAQDIPYDTLAGLILDQLGRFPEKGEKLEWNDFTLVCEEVKKTSIVKVRIVEKR, encoded by the coding sequence TTGGATACCGTATCCCTGGAATTGCTTGTTATTTTCATTCTTATCGTGGTTAACGGTTTTTTTTCCTGTTCCGAGTTTGCCATAATTTCCATCAGGAAAAGCAGGATTGCCCAACTTGTTGCGGCGGGTGACGAGCGGGCCAGGATATTGGACGAGCAGAGGAATGATCCCCATCGCCTCCTGGCCATCGTCCAGATCGGCGTAACTGTCGTCGGTTCCACGGCCTCGGCGGTAGGGGGGATCATTGCTGCAGAGCACCTGAAACCGGTCTTGCTGGCGACGCCCTATGAGCTGGTAAGAAACGCGGCGGAACCTCTTTCGATAACTGTTGTTGTAGTTATTATCTCTTACCTTAGCCTGATCCTCGGTGAGTTGGTCCCCAAAACCATCGGCCTGCAGTATGCCGATACCGTTGCTCTCAGGGTTGCAAAGCCGATTAATGTACTGGAAAAAATAGGGAGCGTCGCGGTTTCCTTCCTGACCGTGTCGAGCAAAACTGTCCTTTGGCTGATGCGGATCAAGGTCGAGGGGCGGGCCTTCATTACCCGTGAGGAGGTACAGCACATCGTTGCCGAGGGGCATGAAAGCGGGGTGTTCAGCGCGGCCGAAAGCGAGTACATCAGGAATATCTTCGATTTCACCCATACCAGTGTCCGCGAGGTGATGGTGCCGCGCACCAGGATGGCCGCCCTGGACCTGGATATGCCTCGTGAGGAGATGCTTCGCTTTATCCTGGAAAACCAGTATTCCCGCTATCCGGTCTTCCGGGGGAGTATTGAAAATATCGCCGGAGTTATCCATGGCAAGGATTTTCTGGGGCGGATTGTCACTGAGCCGGAGTTCGACATCAACGCCATCGTCCGTTCCCCGTTTTATGTGCCGGAAGGGAAAAGGGTCAATGACCTGCTGAAGGAGATGCAGCGGAAGAGGAGCCATATGGCGCTGGTGGTTGACGAGTACGGTGGGCTCAGCGGTCTTGTCACAACCGAGGACCTGCTTGAGGAACTGGTGGGGGAAATCGAAGACGAGCACGACATCGGCGAACCCCGCCGCGTGCAAAGGCTTGCCGATGGGAGCCTCATCGTGGATGCCCTGATTTCCATCAACGATCTGGAAGATCTGCTCAACGTCAAGCTGGCTCAAGATATCCCTTACGATACCCTTGCCGGGCTGATACTGGACCAGTTGGGACGTTTCCCGGAAAAGGGGGAAAAATTGGAGTGGAACGATTTTACCCTGGTCTGCGAAGAGGTAAAGAAAACGTCAATCGTGAAGGTGAGGATTGTTGAAAAGCGGTGA
- a CDS encoding TerC family protein gives MSTQTIMWISFAVVMTVMFILDIGIFNRKSHEIRFREALTWTLVWVSLALLFNAGVYFYLGPTKALEFFTGYIIEESLSVDNLFVFIMIFSYFHISKIHQPKILKWGIIGALLMRAIFILVGIELIERFHWMIYVFGGLLVITGIKMAFGGEEKIEPEKNLLVRIVRKFVPITKRVRDDRFFIRKGGILAATPLFLTLLVVESSDVIFAVDSIPAVLAVTHDPFIVYTSNVFAIMGLRSLYYLLAHVMEMFVYLKLGISFILAFVGVKMLLTDIYHISIYFSLGMIVGVLTISILTSITIGSRKEKKLHG, from the coding sequence ATGTCCACCCAAACCATCATGTGGATTTCCTTTGCCGTTGTTATGACGGTCATGTTCATCCTCGACATCGGCATATTCAACCGCAAAAGCCATGAAATCAGATTTCGCGAGGCACTGACCTGGACTCTCGTCTGGGTTTCGCTGGCACTCCTCTTCAACGCCGGGGTCTATTTTTACCTGGGGCCGACCAAGGCGCTGGAGTTCTTTACCGGCTATATCATCGAGGAATCTCTCTCCGTCGACAACCTCTTCGTCTTCATCATGATTTTTTCCTATTTCCATATCTCCAAGATACACCAGCCAAAGATATTGAAATGGGGCATCATCGGCGCGCTGCTGATGCGGGCGATTTTCATCCTGGTAGGGATCGAGCTGATTGAACGGTTCCACTGGATGATCTACGTCTTCGGCGGACTTTTGGTCATTACCGGCATAAAAATGGCTTTCGGCGGCGAGGAAAAGATCGAGCCGGAAAAGAACCTCCTGGTACGAATCGTAAGGAAGTTCGTCCCGATCACCAAACGGGTGCGGGATGACCGTTTTTTCATCAGGAAAGGTGGAATCCTGGCCGCCACCCCGCTGTTCCTGACCCTGCTCGTAGTGGAGTCGAGCGACGTAATCTTCGCCGTTGATTCAATCCCGGCAGTCCTTGCCGTAACCCACGACCCGTTTATCGTCTATACATCCAACGTATTCGCCATCATGGGGCTCAGATCCCTATACTACCTGCTGGCCCACGTCATGGAGATGTTCGTTTATCTCAAACTGGGGATCTCGTTCATCCTAGCCTTCGTCGGCGTCAAGATGCTCCTCACCGATATCTACCATATCTCCATTTATTTTTCGCTGGGGATGATAGTCGGCGTCTTGACCATTTCCATCCTCACCTCGATAACCATCGGCAGCAGAAAAGAGAAGAAACTGCACGGATGA
- the htpX gene encoding zinc metalloprotease HtpX produces MNRLKTTLLLTCLTLLMVAMGSAIGGRSGMVFAFFMACAMNVFSYWFSDKIVLRMYGAQEITEAENPAFYGMVRRLAVQAGLPMPRVYVIPSESPNAFATGRNPDHAAVAATQGILRILTPEELEGVMAHELSHVKNRDILISTIAATIAGAISMLGNMLQWAAIFGGGRDNDEEGGGMLGGLAMAIIAPIAAMLIQMAVSRSREYLADESGARICGNPLSLANALRKLDSASRMLPMEEARPATAHLFIVNPLTGGALLKLFSTHPPMEERIAKLEAMAYRPLR; encoded by the coding sequence ATGAACAGGCTCAAAACAACCCTTCTCCTTACCTGCCTCACCCTCCTCATGGTAGCCATGGGGAGCGCCATCGGCGGCAGAAGCGGCATGGTCTTCGCCTTTTTCATGGCCTGCGCCATGAACGTCTTCTCCTACTGGTTTTCCGACAAAATCGTCCTCCGCATGTACGGCGCCCAGGAGATCACGGAAGCGGAGAATCCGGCCTTCTACGGCATGGTGCGGCGACTCGCCGTCCAGGCCGGGCTTCCCATGCCCCGGGTCTACGTCATCCCGTCGGAAAGCCCCAACGCCTTCGCCACCGGCCGCAATCCCGATCATGCCGCCGTCGCAGCAACACAAGGGATCCTCCGCATCCTCACACCGGAGGAACTGGAAGGGGTCATGGCCCACGAGCTGTCCCATGTGAAGAACCGCGACATCCTCATCTCCACCATCGCGGCCACCATCGCAGGCGCCATCTCCATGCTCGGCAACATGCTCCAGTGGGCTGCCATCTTCGGCGGCGGCCGGGACAACGACGAGGAAGGAGGAGGCATGCTCGGCGGCCTGGCAATGGCCATCATCGCGCCCATTGCCGCCATGCTGATCCAGATGGCCGTTTCCCGCTCCCGGGAATACCTTGCCGACGAGTCGGGGGCCAGGATCTGCGGCAATCCGTTATCGCTGGCCAATGCCCTGCGCAAGCTGGATAGCGCCTCGCGGATGCTTCCCATGGAGGAAGCCCGACCGGCAACGGCCCATCTCTTCATCGTCAACCCGCTGACCGGCGGCGCCCTGCTCAAGCTCTTCTCCACCCACCCCCCCATGGAAGAAAGGATCGCAAAACTGGAGGCCATGGCATACAGGCCGTTGCGCTGA
- a CDS encoding ANTAR domain-containing response regulator, which yields MRTVLICDDEPIIRMSLKNRLKELGFGEIIECGDGEAAVQSALSRLPDIAILDVSMPKMDGISAARAIRKKLKIPILLLTACIDPDTVNKAKEVGVAAFLTKPFRDQDLWPAIELAFAHAHEIDELKEQVEDLKETIESRKVIEKAKGVLMRTQGLSEPEAFRKMQKLAMDKRKSLRQIADAILLTES from the coding sequence TTGAGAACTGTACTTATCTGCGACGATGAGCCGATCATCAGGATGAGCCTAAAAAATAGGCTGAAAGAGTTGGGCTTTGGTGAAATTATAGAATGCGGCGACGGCGAAGCAGCAGTCCAGTCGGCACTGAGCCGTCTCCCCGACATAGCCATTCTCGACGTTTCCATGCCGAAAATGGATGGCATCAGTGCAGCCCGCGCAATCAGGAAGAAACTGAAGATCCCCATCCTCCTGCTCACGGCCTGCATAGACCCGGATACCGTCAATAAGGCAAAAGAAGTCGGAGTTGCCGCATTTTTAACCAAGCCGTTCCGCGACCAGGACCTCTGGCCCGCCATCGAACTGGCGTTTGCCCATGCCCATGAAATCGATGAACTCAAGGAACAGGTGGAAGATCTGAAAGAAACCATCGAAAGCAGAAAGGTCATCGAAAAAGCCAAAGGAGTCCTGATGCGCACCCAGGGGCTTTCCGAACCGGAAGCCTTCCGCAAGATGCAGAAGCTGGCCATGGATAAAAGAAAATCCCTGCGCCAGATCGCCGATGCAATCCTCTTGACCGAATCGTGA
- a CDS encoding efflux RND transporter periplasmic adaptor subunit, which yields MNRRIVVVVGAVIAIAAAAAYLINSSSRNRKGTVHVSGNIEVIAVEASFKVPGRVKERPVDEGEMVRPGQLIARLDSEDFEHEVSRTRSEAEAMRAVLAELEAGSRPEEIAQARAALARAESEAKRLDTEYRREKALFAKEVIPQRELDTARTAYETSQAVAREAREAFILVRKGPRRERIDQARARLREAEAALALAQTRLGYTTLTATLAGLVLSKNVEPGEQVAAGTPVITVGDINNTWLRAYIAETDLGRVKVGQKAQVTTDTWPGKVYEGRVSFISPEAEFTPKNVQTEKERVKLVYRIKITIPNPQMELKPGMPADAEIEIR from the coding sequence GTGAATAGAAGGATTGTCGTCGTCGTTGGCGCCGTAATCGCCATTGCGGCGGCTGCTGCTTACCTGATAAACAGTAGTTCCCGCAACCGGAAGGGAACCGTTCATGTTTCGGGCAATATCGAAGTGATTGCCGTGGAGGCGAGCTTCAAGGTGCCCGGCAGGGTGAAGGAACGCCCGGTCGACGAGGGGGAAATGGTACGTCCCGGCCAGCTCATTGCCAGGCTCGACAGCGAGGATTTTGAACATGAGGTGTCCCGCACCCGGTCTGAAGCCGAAGCGATGCGGGCGGTGCTGGCCGAACTGGAGGCCGGTTCCCGCCCCGAGGAGATTGCCCAGGCCCGGGCTGCCCTGGCCAGGGCCGAGTCGGAGGCGAAACGGCTCGATACGGAGTATCGGCGGGAAAAGGCCCTGTTTGCCAAAGAGGTGATACCGCAGCGGGAACTGGATACGGCGCGGACCGCCTATGAAACGTCACAGGCCGTGGCACGGGAGGCGAGAGAAGCATTCATCCTGGTACGCAAGGGGCCGCGCCGGGAGAGGATCGACCAGGCAAGGGCGCGGCTCCGGGAGGCGGAAGCCGCGCTGGCACTGGCTCAGACCCGCCTCGGCTACACCACGTTGACCGCGACGCTTGCCGGGCTGGTGCTCTCCAAAAACGTGGAACCGGGTGAGCAGGTTGCCGCCGGCACGCCGGTCATCACGGTAGGCGACATCAACAACACCTGGCTGCGGGCCTATATCGCCGAAACCGATCTCGGCCGGGTCAAGGTGGGCCAAAAGGCGCAGGTGACGACGGACACCTGGCCCGGCAAGGTTTATGAGGGGCGGGTGTCGTTTATCTCCCCGGAGGCGGAATTCACGCCGAAGAACGTCCAGACCGAGAAAGAGCGGGTAAAACTCGTCTATCGGATCAAGATCACCATCCCCAATCCGCAGATGGAGCTGAAGCCGGGAATGCCGGCCGATGCGGAGATAGAAATCCGTTAG
- a CDS encoding ABC transporter ATP-binding protein, producing MDAIKTDNLTKRFDALPAVDGLTLTVAKGELFGLVGSDGAGKTTTMRMLAGIMEPTSGDAWVMGRHAAREAESIKEEIGYMSQRFGLYPDLTVLENIHFYADIYGLPQKGREAKVDRLLAFSNLTPFKKRRAGNLSGGMKQKLGLACALVHTPQVLFLDEPTNGVDPVSRRDFWRILYQLLKEGVTIIVTTAYLDEADRCNRVGLIHKGKLLACDAPQELKKLMPGAILEIRSGDARRSLRLLRERLAGVSVGLFGDRLHLVTGDPDGVLALVPDIMRQDGIDLFDIRRIEPSLEDVFVSVLSGGKE from the coding sequence ATGGACGCCATCAAAACCGACAACCTGACCAAGCGCTTCGATGCCCTCCCTGCCGTGGATGGTCTGACTCTCACTGTGGCCAAAGGAGAACTGTTCGGCCTGGTCGGCTCGGACGGGGCGGGGAAAACCACCACCATGCGTATGCTTGCCGGGATCATGGAACCGACCTCCGGGGATGCCTGGGTAATGGGGCGGCATGCGGCGCGGGAAGCGGAGTCCATCAAGGAGGAGATCGGCTACATGAGCCAGCGTTTCGGACTCTATCCCGACCTGACGGTGCTGGAAAACATCCATTTTTACGCCGACATCTACGGCCTGCCGCAGAAGGGGCGGGAAGCGAAGGTTGACCGCCTCCTCGCCTTCAGCAACCTCACCCCATTCAAAAAACGCCGGGCAGGGAACCTGTCGGGAGGGATGAAGCAGAAACTGGGGCTTGCCTGCGCCCTCGTTCATACGCCGCAGGTGCTCTTCCTCGACGAGCCGACCAACGGCGTGGACCCGGTCTCCCGTCGCGATTTCTGGCGCATCCTCTATCAACTGCTCAAGGAAGGGGTGACCATCATCGTGACCACCGCCTATCTGGACGAGGCGGACCGTTGCAACCGGGTGGGGCTCATTCACAAGGGGAAATTACTTGCCTGCGATGCGCCGCAGGAGCTGAAGAAGCTCATGCCGGGCGCAATTCTCGAAATCAGGAGCGGCGATGCCCGTCGTAGCTTGCGTTTGCTGCGTGAGAGGCTTGCCGGTGTCTCCGTGGGCCTCTTCGGCGACCGGTTGCACCTTGTGACCGGCGACCCGGACGGTGTGCTGGCATTGGTGCCGGACATCATGCGTCAGGACGGGATTGATCTCTTCGACATCCGCCGGATCGAGCCAAGCCTGGAGGATGTGTTCGTTTCCGTCTTGTCGGGAGGGAAGGAGTGA
- a CDS encoding ABC transporter ATP-binding protein, giving the protein MGSGNNDFAVSLRDLEKRFGDFIAVNKVSLDVRKGEIFGFLGPNGAGKSTTIRMLCGILLPTAGAGTVAGFDIVHQPEEIKKNIGYMSQRFSLYEDLTVEENIDFYSGIYKIPAEKKRLRKDWVIGMAGLEEHRSSLTSTLSGGWKQRLALGCAILHEPPIIFLDEPTSGVDPISRRNFWDLIYRMAGEGVTVFVTTHYMDEAEYCDRLGLIYRGELIALGTPTELKTRFMAEEVVEVACDCAQEMMDDIEALPGVKHAAMFGKGLHVVTEDAVRAISAMATLLAERGVSVERLEKITPSLEDVFVSLIEARDRQEAPQREFSR; this is encoded by the coding sequence ATGGGCTCGGGCAACAATGACTTCGCCGTCTCCCTTCGCGACCTGGAGAAGCGCTTCGGCGACTTCATCGCCGTCAACAAGGTCAGTCTGGACGTGCGGAAAGGGGAGATATTCGGTTTCCTGGGTCCCAACGGCGCGGGGAAATCCACCACCATCCGCATGCTCTGCGGCATTCTGCTTCCCACTGCCGGGGCCGGGACTGTTGCCGGTTTCGATATCGTCCACCAGCCTGAGGAGATCAAGAAAAACATCGGCTACATGAGCCAGCGCTTTTCCCTCTACGAAGACCTCACCGTCGAGGAGAACATCGATTTTTACAGCGGCATCTACAAGATACCGGCAGAGAAGAAAAGGTTGCGCAAGGATTGGGTGATCGGGATGGCCGGGCTGGAAGAGCATCGCAGTTCCCTGACCTCCACCCTTTCCGGCGGTTGGAAGCAGCGGCTGGCCCTTGGCTGCGCCATCCTTCACGAGCCGCCGATCATTTTTCTCGACGAGCCGACATCCGGGGTCGATCCGATCAGCCGCCGCAATTTCTGGGACCTGATCTACAGAATGGCGGGGGAGGGGGTCACGGTTTTCGTGACCACCCACTACATGGACGAAGCGGAATATTGCGACCGCCTCGGGCTCATCTATCGCGGTGAACTGATCGCCTTGGGGACGCCGACCGAGCTGAAAACCCGCTTCATGGCGGAAGAGGTCGTCGAGGTGGCCTGTGATTGCGCCCAGGAGATGATGGATGATATCGAGGCTTTGCCGGGGGTGAAGCATGCAGCCATGTTCGGCAAGGGGTTGCACGTGGTCACGGAAGACGCAGTGCGGGCGATTTCTGCAATGGCGACGCTGTTGGCCGAGAGGGGGGTATCCGTAGAACGGCTGGAAAAAATCACCCCCTCGCTGGAAGACGTTTTCGTTTCGCTCATCGAGGCCCGCGACCGGCAGGAAGCGCCGCAACGGGAGTTCAGCAGATAA
- a CDS encoding ABC transporter permease, giving the protein MKIQRIRAIAKKEFLHVFRDWRSLGMGIAIPMVMLFLFGYALTLDVDRVPLVVWDQSNTPASRELLSGFTGSRYFALQRHATSYREIEHAIDNRSALIALIIPHDFARVIEAGRTAPVQAILDGSDPNTATIALGYAEAVTGGYSRSVALEQIGRMGMTPPRTMIDVRPRVWFNADMTSRDYIFPGLIAIIMMVIAALLTSLTVAREWETGTMEQLIATPLTGPELIIGKLAPYFAIGILDLVLCVIVGQLCFNIPLRGSLLLLFAMSLIFLVGALGLGILISIVAKSQLVASQVALVVTMLPAFLLSGFIFPIANMPLPIQWVTYIITARYFVAILRGIYLKDVGLDILAGEAGFLAGFSVVVLTLAIRKFRKRIE; this is encoded by the coding sequence ATGAAGATTCAGCGCATAAGAGCCATTGCCAAAAAGGAGTTTCTCCATGTCTTCCGCGACTGGCGGAGTCTCGGCATGGGGATCGCCATTCCGATGGTGATGCTGTTCCTCTTCGGTTATGCCCTCACCCTCGATGTGGATCGGGTGCCGCTGGTCGTTTGGGACCAGAGCAACACCCCGGCGAGCCGCGAGCTGTTGAGCGGGTTCACCGGCTCCCGCTACTTTGCCCTTCAGCGCCACGCCACCAGCTACCGGGAGATCGAACATGCCATCGATAACCGTTCCGCGCTCATCGCCCTTATCATCCCCCACGACTTCGCCCGCGTCATCGAAGCAGGGCGGACGGCGCCGGTGCAGGCCATCCTCGACGGGAGCGATCCCAATACCGCCACCATTGCCCTCGGTTATGCCGAGGCGGTGACCGGCGGCTACTCCCGCTCGGTTGCTCTGGAGCAGATCGGACGGATGGGGATGACGCCACCCCGGACCATGATCGACGTGCGGCCACGGGTCTGGTTCAACGCCGACATGACTTCGCGGGACTATATCTTCCCCGGCCTGATCGCCATCATCATGATGGTCATCGCGGCGCTCCTCACCTCCCTGACCGTTGCACGGGAGTGGGAAACGGGCACCATGGAGCAGCTCATCGCCACCCCCCTCACGGGGCCGGAGCTGATCATCGGCAAGCTCGCCCCGTACTTCGCCATCGGCATCCTCGACCTGGTCCTCTGCGTGATCGTCGGCCAGCTCTGCTTCAATATCCCGCTACGCGGCAGCCTCTTGCTCCTTTTTGCCATGTCGCTCATCTTCCTCGTCGGTGCGCTGGGGCTCGGGATACTGATCAGCATTGTCGCCAAGAGCCAGCTTGTCGCCTCCCAGGTCGCACTGGTGGTGACCATGCTGCCGGCGTTTCTCCTCTCCGGCTTCATCTTTCCCATTGCCAACATGCCGCTGCCGATTCAATGGGTGACGTACATCATCACGGCCCGTTACTTCGTGGCAATACTGCGCGGCATTTACCTGAAGGACGTGGGGCTCGACATCCTGGCCGGCGAGGCGGGGTTTCTGGCCGGTTTCAGCGTGGTGGTGCTGACCCTGGCGATCAGAAAATTCAGGAAGAGGATCGAATGA
- a CDS encoding ABC transporter permease, with protein MLERLRTMLVKEFIQVFRDPRMRFLLFLVPAVQTVIFGYAVNTDVRHVATAVYDLDNSRESRELVARFVRSGYFDVTEYVSSDRRVRELVDRGNVKAVLRMNSGFARTLAAERSAPVQLVLDGTDSNTAAIVLSHAGRIAARYTEDLQAEQVAGMIGRQPRLGGVRLESRAWFNDNLESRNFYVPAVITNIVFIITMLLSSMAVVREKEIGTMEQIIVTPITKSEFILGKTIPFVLIGFIDVGLISAVAAFWFQVPMRGSIPLLFGATALFLMSSLGIGLLISTVSRTQQQAMMSAFFVIFPAMLLSGFAFPIENMPPAVQWLTYLNPIRYFLVIIRGIFLKGVGVDILWPQLSALAILGSIILFFAVQRFHKTLS; from the coding sequence ATGTTAGAACGCCTGAGGACCATGCTCGTCAAGGAATTCATCCAGGTATTTCGCGACCCGCGGATGCGTTTCCTCCTCTTCCTCGTTCCGGCTGTGCAGACCGTGATCTTCGGCTATGCGGTCAACACCGACGTGCGGCACGTGGCAACGGCGGTCTATGACCTGGACAACAGCCGGGAGAGCAGGGAGCTCGTCGCCCGCTTCGTCCGGTCGGGCTATTTCGACGTTACGGAGTACGTAAGCAGTGACCGGCGGGTGCGGGAACTGGTGGACCGTGGGAATGTGAAGGCTGTGCTCCGGATGAACAGCGGGTTTGCACGGACTCTTGCTGCGGAAAGGTCTGCGCCGGTGCAATTGGTCCTCGACGGCACCGATTCCAATACCGCTGCCATCGTTCTCAGCCATGCGGGGCGGATAGCCGCCCGTTATACAGAGGACCTCCAGGCGGAGCAGGTGGCCGGAATGATTGGCCGGCAGCCGCGTCTCGGCGGGGTGCGGCTCGAGAGCCGTGCCTGGTTCAACGACAACCTGGAGAGCCGCAACTTCTACGTGCCGGCGGTGATCACCAACATCGTCTTCATCATCACCATGCTCCTTTCGAGCATGGCGGTGGTGCGGGAGAAGGAGATCGGCACCATGGAGCAGATCATCGTTACCCCGATCACGAAGAGCGAGTTCATTCTCGGCAAGACGATCCCCTTTGTCCTGATCGGCTTCATCGACGTGGGACTTATTTCCGCTGTGGCCGCCTTCTGGTTCCAGGTCCCGATGCGGGGGAGCATCCCGCTCCTGTTCGGCGCCACGGCATTATTCCTCATGAGCTCCCTCGGCATCGGCCTGCTCATCTCGACGGTGAGCCGCACCCAGCAGCAGGCGATGATGAGCGCCTTCTTCGTCATCTTTCCAGCCATGCTCCTGTCCGGTTTTGCCTTTCCCATCGAAAACATGCCGCCGGCGGTCCAGTGGCTCACCTACCTGAATCCGATCCGTTATTTCCTCGTCATCATCCGTGGGATTTTTCTCAAAGGGGTTGGTGTTGATATCCTTTGGCCGCAATTATCGGCCCTTGCCATTCTTGGAAGCATTATCCTCTTCTTTGCCGTGCAGCGTTTCCACAAGACCTTAAGCTAA